The genomic region AGGTCGGGCAGGCGCAGCCGGGTCGGCGCAGACACAGCAGGCACAGACACGGCAGGCACAGACACAGCGGGCACAGAGACGGCAGGGGTGGAGACGGACATGAACAACTCCAGGAGGACGAACGGATCAGACGGCGGGGTGGGCGTTACGCCCGACAACACCGGTGAATCAGGACCCGTTCGATCACGGCGGCCAGTGTTGCATAGATTGACGCCATGCGCAGGTACCTCCTCAGCGGCGCAGCCGTCCTCGCCGCCTGCCTGGCAGCGGCCGGATGCGCGTCCGACGACACCGCCGATCAGCCTCCGTCGGCACCGGCCACGGACACCACGCAGGCCACCACGACGACGAGTCCGCTGACCCGCACCGCCGCACCGGGCACCCACGAGCTGAGCCCGGACGGTGTCACCACCGCCGTCGGCGCCCCCGCCGAATCCACCGAAGAGGAGTACTTCCAGGCCTGTTTCGCCGCGCGCACCTGGATGGAGCAGCAGGGCGGCGACCTGCAGGCGCAGATCGAGCCCTATCTCGCCGAGCTGCAGCGCACCGACTCGGCGGGCCCCGGCACGTTCGGCACGCCGTGGTCGCAGCTGCCCCCGCCGCGGCAGGCGGCGGTGATCGTCGCGGTCGAGGCCGCGGCGGCCCAGCAGTGCGGCTGAGCCGCGATCCCGGGTTCGAATCACGCTGCGCCGAACCCCGGCGTCCGGGGCGCACAATGAGGGTATGGCTGGCAAGCGGGTCGCGCTGGCCCTGGGCAGCGGAAGCGCGCGGGGATACGCCCACATCGGCGTCATCGGGGAGCTCGAGAGCCGCGGTTACGAGATCGTGGGCATCGCGGGCTCCTCGATGGGCGCGCTGGTCGGCGGGCTGCAGGCCGCGGGCAAGCTCGACGAGTTCGCCGACTGGGCCAAGTCGCTGACCCAGGGTGCGGTGCTGCGGCTGCTGGACCCGTCGATCACCGCCTCCGGGGTGCTGCGCGCGACCAAGATCCTCGACGCGGTCCGCGACATCCTCGGCGAGGTGCGCATCGAGGAGCTGCCGATCCCCTACACCGCGGTGTCGACGGATCTGATCGCCGGCCGCACGGTGTGGCTGCAGCGCGGCCCGGTGGACGCCGCGATCCGGGCGTCGATCGCGATTCCGGGGGTCATCGCCCCGCATGTGCTCGACGGCCGGCTGCTGGCCGACGGCGGCATCCTCGAACCGCTGCCGATGGCGCCGATCGCGGCCGTGAACGCCGACCTGACCATCGGGGTGTCGCTGGCGGGCAGCGACACCACCGCACCGACGGCGCCGTCGTCGGAGGCCGGTTCGCGCGCCACCACCGAGTGGCTGTCGCGGATGTGGCGCAGCACCACCGCGCTGATCGAGTCCACCCCGGTGCTGGGCCGGTTCGGCTCCGGGTCCGGCGCGACCGAGGGCAGCAGCACTGACGAGCTCGTCGACGCGTCCCGTGAGCTGGACGCCACCCGGGAGGCGACGGTGCCCAAGCTCGGCAGCTTCGAGGTGATGAACCGCAGCATCGACATCGCCCAGGCCGCGCTGGCCCGTCACCAGCTCGCCTACTATCCGCCCGACCTGCTCATAGAGGTGCCCCGAACCGCTTGCCGCAGCTTGGATTTCCACCGCGCGGGTGAGGTGATCGAACTCGGCGCGAAGCTGGCCGCGACGGTGCTGGACGACTACGAGGCGGGCGGCTAGACGCCCAGCTGGGTGGCCAGTTGCGCGGCGATGCGCCTGCCCTGCTCGCGGCCGGCCCGCGCGGACGGCACCCGGCACGCCGGGTCCAGCGGGTTGGTCCCGAATGCGGCCAGCGAGGCGTCGTCGGCGAAGACCGCGAACGCGTTGCGGGCCTTGATCTCCTCGACGACACCCGTACTCCAGGGCGACGGCGAGTCCTCGCCCTGCGGGATCAGCGCGACGGCGGTGTCGCAGTCGTCGGCGACGGCCATGTTCACCGGGCTGGCCACCCCGCCGTCCATCAGCCGCCTGTCGCCGACGGTGACCGGCGGCCACACCCCGGGCACCGCGCAGCTGGCCGCGACCGCGTCGACGAGCGACACCCCGGAGAAGCGGTCGAGGGTGGCGAGTTCTCCGGTCGCGGTGTCGATCGCGGTGATGCGCAGGTCGCGGTCGGGCCAGTCGTGCGACGGCAGCCGAGCCTCGATCACCGCGCGGCGGACGGGTTCGGCGACGGTGTCGGCGGCCAGCGCGATCTCCCCGATCCGCTGCAGCTTCTCGGTTTTCGAGCCGGGTGCGGTCATCGCGCGCAGGAACAGCTCGGCGATCTCGGCGATGCCCGCGCCCGGGTGGATCTCCGTCGAGGCCACCGCGGTCTGCCGGTCGAACAGCTCGGTCAGCGGCAGCCCGCTGCCGAGTTGGGCGGCGACGGTGGAGCCCGCCGAGGTGCCGACCAGGACGTCGGAGGCCAGCAGTGCCTCGGCGGCCGCGGGCGCCACGTCGGCGATACCGGTCAAGACGCCGGTCTCCCACGCGATTCCCGCGATCCCGCCGCCGGCGAGCACCAGTGCGCGTTTCGTCACGCCCGTGAGTGTGCCAGGTCAGCCGGCCGATAGGGTCACCCCATGTCCCGGGGATCGGTCGTGGCCGCGGTCGCGGCGGCGGTGCTGTGGACCAGTCCGGTGGTCGCAGCGCAGCCGCAGACCCCGCCCGCCCCGGCGATCCCGTACCTGAGCGAGCTGCAGCGGGCCGCCGCCCCGGCGGCCGCCTGGATCGCCGAGCGCGCCCCGCAGGTGCGCCGTCCCGCGGTGGTGATCGACGTCGACGAGACCGCGCTGTCGAACTGGGCGGTGGTCGACGGCAGACCGGCCGCGATCCCGCCGACGCTGGAGCTGTTCACCACCGCCCGCGAGCACGGCGTCGACGTCTTCTTCATCACCGGCCGTCCGGAGAGCATGCGCAGCACCACCGAACGCGACCTGCGCGCCGCCGGATACCGCGGGTACACCCGGCTCATCATGAAACCCGATGACCTGCAATACGATTCGTACGCCGACTTCAAGGCGCCGCAGCGGGAGCGACTGGTCCGGCAGGGCTTCACCCTCATCGCCAACGTCGGCGATCAGCGCTCGGATCTCACCGGCGGCTTCGCCGAACGGGAGTTCCTGCTGCCCAACCCGCTCTACCGGGTGCCCTGCGCCAGATCCGGTGCGGCCCGGCCGCTGATCAACGGCAGGTCGAGGTATGTGGCGATCCCGGGCGGTGCGGCGCACACCGCGGGCACCGAGTTCACGCAGTGCGCGGCGGTGCCGACGACACCGTACTCCGGCCCCTCGCCGCCGGCCTCGGACTGGAAGCCCTTGACGACGATCGAGACGTCCGGGTTGCCCCGCACCTCCATCTCGTAGCGCTGCCCCTCCGGACCGAAAGTCCAAGCGGGCTCGAGGTTCTCCTCCCCCATCAACCAGTTCACCGTGACCCGCACGACGGGTTCGCCGTCGACCAGCGCCTCCCAGTGGAACTTGCGGCCTGCCACCTGACCCGGTTCGATCACGCCGATCGGCGAGTCGATCGGGGCGGTGGCGACGGCGATCTCCTGCGAGGAGCGGATCTTCGGGTCGGCGCGGAATCCCGCCTTGTCGACCACCATCTTGACCGCCTGGATGAACCCGCCGTCGAGCAGCTTCTGCATCGGACCGGACAGCGCCTTGTCCGGCACCTCCCCGAAGCCCATGACGTGCCGCACGACGTCGGGTGCGTCGTAGCTGCGCAGGTCCGAGAACTCCTCGGCGCGAACGAATCTCACGCCGGTCGAGAACGCGGAGAACAGCAGCGGGAACTTCTCGCTGATGCCGCCGGGCGCGATACCGGTGCCGTGCAGCGTGGCGTTGCCGGCCAGCGCGGCCTCCCGCAGCGGCGCGGCCTGCCGCTCGCTCGGGTACACCCAGCCGACCGGGGTGATGACGTTCTTGCCGGACCGCAGCAGTGCGGCCACCTCGTCGGGGTTGGGCAGCAGCGGCGCGTAGATCACCGCGTCGGCGTCGGTGGCCAGGATCTCCTCGACGCTGTTGGTCGCGACGACGCCCAGCGGTTCGGTTCCGATCAGCTCGCCGACGTCGCGGCCGGCCTTGTGCTCCGAATGCACCCAGCAGCCGACGAGTTCGAGGTCGGGATGCTCGAGCACACCCTTGATGGCGGCCACGCCGACGCCGCCGGTCGCCCACTGCACCACCCGCAGGCCCATAACCACTCCTCCAGAAACTGGAACACGTTCTACCCTTGCAGGTCTACACCACTTTGTTCGCTGGTTGAGCCGAACCGGCATTAGGGTGTGGTTGCCACAGGTCGCGTCGCGAGGAGCACCGGATGACCGAGCCCGCGCCGGGGGGATCCCGGGTCGGTTCCCAGATCGGGCCGTACCGGCTGCGCCGGTTGCTCGGCCGCGGCGGTATGGGCGAGGTGTACGAGGCCGAGGACACCGTCAAGGGCCGCGTCGTCGCGCTGAAGCTGTTGCCGGAGTCGGTGTCCCACGACCCGGTGTTCCGCGAGCGCCTGCAACGCGAGGCGCACGCCGCGGGACGACTGCAGGAACCCCACGTGGTGCCGATCCACGACTACGGCGAGATCGACGGGCACCTGTTCGTCGACATGCGGATGATCGACGGCACCGACCTGCGCAGGACCCTGCGCGACGGCGGGCCGATGCCGCCGGCGCGCGCGGTGGCGATCATCCGGCAGGTCGCGTCGGCGCTGGACGCCGCGCACGCCGCCGGGATCCTGCACCGCGACGTCAAACCCGAGAACATCATCCTGGCCCGCGACGATTTCGCCTACCTCGTCGACTTCGGTATCGCCAACGCCGCCACCGATGAACGGCTCACCGAACTCGGTACCGCGATCGGCACCTATGCCTACATGGCACCGGAGCGGTTCAGCAACGGGGACGTGACCTACCGCGTCGACGTCTACGCCCTGGCCTGTGTGCTGTTCGAGTGCCTGACCGGTTCGCAGCCGTTCCCGGGGGACAGCGTCAGCGCGGTGATCACCGGCCATCTGATGCACCCGATCCCGCAGCCCAGTGCTCGTCGCCCCGACGTGCCGCCCACGCTCGACGCGGTGGTCGCGCGCGGCATGGCCAAGCGGCCCGAGCACCGGTACGCCACGGCGGGCGAACTGGCCGCTGCCGCGAATGACGCCCTGACACAACAGGATCAGACACAGGCGGCCACCATCGTGGGGCGCAGCCAGTTCCCGCCGCCGGGGGTACCCAACGGGCCGATGTGGGCGGTCCCACCGCCACCGGCAGGGCAGAAGTCCACCCGGTGGGTGGTGTTCGCCGCAGCGGCGGGTGTTCTGGTGCTGGTGGTCGGCGCGGTCGGGGCGTTCCTGCTGCTGCGGCCCGGCGACACACCGTCGGCCGCGGGCCCGGGTGCGACGACGAGCGCCGCCGACGCGCCCTCCCGCACCGCCGAGCGCACCACCACCCGGCGCACCCCGCGCAGCAGGGCACCGTCGGTGGCGCCCGGTTCGTTCGACGCGCAGCTGATGGAGCTGCTGCCGCGCGGCTACGACGACGGTGCGTGCGAGCCGGTGCGTCCCCCGGTCACCGGGTCGTTGGCGACCGTCGACTGCGGGGCGGCCGGACCGCAGGGCGGGCCGGCGCACGCGCGCTACGCGCTGTTCGCCGACCAGGCCACCCTCGATAGCGCGTTCGAGGATTCGATCGCGGCGAACTCCGAGCTGGTGCCGTGTCCGGACAGCGACGCCGAGTCACCGACCACGTGGCATTTCACCGAGACCCCGGACCAGGTCGAGGGCCTGATCGCCTGCGGTGTCTACAACGGCAACCAGGACGTCACCTGGACGCTGAACTCCGCGCTGGTGCTCGGTGACGCGCAGAGCGACGATCTGGTGGCCCTGCACAACTGGTGGCTCAAGTACGCGTGAAATTGACGCGATAGTCACGATTGCCGCATGTCAGCGGACCGGGCGCCGATAGCGCAGAATGGGCGGATGCGGACTTTCCGGGTACTGGCGGCTGCGGCGGGCGTGTGTGGGCTGGTCGCCGCGCCGGCAGCGGCGGCGTCGGCCGAACAGCAGTCGGCGACCGAGGTGATCAACAAGCTGCGGTCCGA from Mycolicibacterium phlei harbors:
- a CDS encoding serine/threonine-protein kinase; its protein translation is MTEPAPGGSRVGSQIGPYRLRRLLGRGGMGEVYEAEDTVKGRVVALKLLPESVSHDPVFRERLQREAHAAGRLQEPHVVPIHDYGEIDGHLFVDMRMIDGTDLRRTLRDGGPMPPARAVAIIRQVASALDAAHAAGILHRDVKPENIILARDDFAYLVDFGIANAATDERLTELGTAIGTYAYMAPERFSNGDVTYRVDVYALACVLFECLTGSQPFPGDSVSAVITGHLMHPIPQPSARRPDVPPTLDAVVARGMAKRPEHRYATAGELAAAANDALTQQDQTQAATIVGRSQFPPPGVPNGPMWAVPPPPAGQKSTRWVVFAAAAGVLVLVVGAVGAFLLLRPGDTPSAAGPGATTSAADAPSRTAERTTTRRTPRSRAPSVAPGSFDAQLMELLPRGYDDGACEPVRPPVTGSLATVDCGAAGPQGGPAHARYALFADQATLDSAFEDSIAANSELVPCPDSDAESPTTWHFTETPDQVEGLIACGVYNGNQDVTWTLNSALVLGDAQSDDLVALHNWWLKYA
- a CDS encoding patatin-like phospholipase family protein, giving the protein MAGKRVALALGSGSARGYAHIGVIGELESRGYEIVGIAGSSMGALVGGLQAAGKLDEFADWAKSLTQGAVLRLLDPSITASGVLRATKILDAVRDILGEVRIEELPIPYTAVSTDLIAGRTVWLQRGPVDAAIRASIAIPGVIAPHVLDGRLLADGGILEPLPMAPIAAVNADLTIGVSLAGSDTTAPTAPSSEAGSRATTEWLSRMWRSTTALIESTPVLGRFGSGSGATEGSSTDELVDASRELDATREATVPKLGSFEVMNRSIDIAQAALARHQLAYYPPDLLIEVPRTACRSLDFHRAGEVIELGAKLAATVLDDYEAGG
- a CDS encoding NAD(P)H-dependent amine dehydrogenase family protein: MGLRVVQWATGGVGVAAIKGVLEHPDLELVGCWVHSEHKAGRDVGELIGTEPLGVVATNSVEEILATDADAVIYAPLLPNPDEVAALLRSGKNVITPVGWVYPSERQAAPLREAALAGNATLHGTGIAPGGISEKFPLLFSAFSTGVRFVRAEEFSDLRSYDAPDVVRHVMGFGEVPDKALSGPMQKLLDGGFIQAVKMVVDKAGFRADPKIRSSQEIAVATAPIDSPIGVIEPGQVAGRKFHWEALVDGEPVVRVTVNWLMGEENLEPAWTFGPEGQRYEMEVRGNPDVSIVVKGFQSEAGGEGPEYGVVGTAAHCVNSVPAVCAAPPGIATYLDLPLISGRAAPDLAQGTR
- a CDS encoding patatin-like phospholipase family protein — its product is MTKRALVLAGGGIAGIAWETGVLTGIADVAPAAAEALLASDVLVGTSAGSTVAAQLGSGLPLTELFDRQTAVASTEIHPGAGIAEIAELFLRAMTAPGSKTEKLQRIGEIALAADTVAEPVRRAVIEARLPSHDWPDRDLRITAIDTATGELATLDRFSGVSLVDAVAASCAVPGVWPPVTVGDRRLMDGGVASPVNMAVADDCDTAVALIPQGEDSPSPWSTGVVEEIKARNAFAVFADDASLAAFGTNPLDPACRVPSARAGREQGRRIAAQLATQLGV
- the lpqV gene encoding lipoprotein LpqV, which produces MRRYLLSGAAVLAACLAAAGCASDDTADQPPSAPATDTTQATTTTSPLTRTAAPGTHELSPDGVTTAVGAPAESTEEEYFQACFAARTWMEQQGGDLQAQIEPYLAELQRTDSAGPGTFGTPWSQLPPPRQAAVIVAVEAAAAQQCG